In Festucalex cinctus isolate MCC-2025b chromosome 1, RoL_Fcin_1.0, whole genome shotgun sequence, the sequence cacgcatgctcagtgcaaacaaacctACACACCGAGCCAATGCtccctgccaataatgagagcgtcactgccccctaatgtagtggaggtgcaattgcactttattctaggtcagtaaaaagaaaaaaaagaaaaagaaaaaaacaaaaaagcatgttccccgaggtcaaacgcgccacCCTtaatggagcctcgcgcccccctgggggggccccccccactatttgagaagcattgCTGTACACTAACAGACTTACCGAAGTCTTTGGTGCAGACTGCCATTAGAACCTCGGCATCACTGCATGGCTGAcagggtgctaaaaaaaaaaaaagaaaaaaaagaggttcaTGCCACAATGCCATGAATAATTCACTCGTATAACTACTTTGAAGTGACTCAAACTTTGTTATAAATAGCCAAGCGATGCATCAAAAGCGCGTTCAAACCACTCCGTGGTCAGCTTAACATACAGGATCACTATGACAAAACAGGACTTAAAAGCATCAGAAGCATCGCGGGGCTTTCCTTGTAACCCTGGGGCAGTCGAGTACAATAATTGGCCTATTTGCTAAATACTGTAGGAGGAGGCAGTCAAATTAAATGCTCCCACTTGAAAAGCTCGCCTCTGCCTTTGACCACCAGGCTTTTTCTTACAGCACGGGCAAGCCAACAACGGTCACACTCAAGATACTCACTAAGACATTAATACAAACCCAATACAaaggatctaaaaaaaaaacaaaaaaaaaacagaaactggAATGGCAgtttatttgaacatttaaaagTAAACCTAATATTGAGGCTTGTGGAACACCACGAGGATTTTACTTAAAGCCCTGCCCATTGTGATATGCAGACTCAAATGCAAAAACGTCTGGACCTGGCATTGAGAGAcacttgtggggaggttgcaGTTTTGTCTGGTGGGCTTATGCTGAGAAAGACACAAACAGGCAGCTCCAGAGAAGCTGGAGAGCTAAAAATTGTGTTGAGTGCCTCAAGCAATTCAGCAAATTGTGCTTTCAAACAGAACTTCgggtgttttggatttttctcaTTCGTTCTCTTCACAAGCGGAGCTGATGCGCATTCGCGTGTTGACCATGAAACCCGACCGCAGGAATGCAAACGAGAGCCAAGTCAGCATCTTGCTCGGGGTCACATCTGATGAAGACCACTTCACAGACTGCTGAAATATACCAGAACATCTGGACCCAGAGCGAGTCCATCACGAACAGCGCCGAGCCAACTAGGAACCACTTCAAAAAGTCATAAGAGATGATGAGGTCGCAATAATGAGGAAGGGGAAAAGCTTTCCATTGAGGGAGTGACAGACGAACATCTGCCCAGGAGAACATTCCGTCTGCACGGAGAACGATTCAGAAGAGAGGAAGTCGTTCATCCGTTCCCCGACACCAGAACGCCGGCTTTGGAAAGTGCGCCAGAACTGTCGGGGGCGGCCACATCACAGAGTCCGTAATGACGCAGGATGTGGATACGTGAGGCCGGATGGACGCCAAAACAGATGTGGAGACGCTTTGACGGAGGGGAAGCGGGGGGGTGAGGGGAGCGGGAGCTGGGAGGGGCcgttggggggggggacgaTGCATGACTGCCAGGCTTGAAGATTCAGCAGGTACATGGCATGCAAACACATACTTTCATGGTGGAACACTTTGCTGCGGCTGCCATTTTACACAATAACACATGGTCTCTCATGCTACAAGATGGCGGACCCTCAGAAAAAAAGATCtttgaataaatatatatatgtattgctCATTTGTTTGCATGTATACATTATTTAAGGGATGGACAACAAGATCCAAGAACTACAAGTTGTTGGATCTTGAGGTAGAAATGCGCGCTCGGGTTCCTCTTACCCGCGAACGAGGCGTCCTCGGCTGCTCGCGTGTCGCTGACGAGCTCGTACTGGAAGGCGGTGATGCGCCGGCTGATGTCGGCGCGCGGGACGGCCTCGATGAAGAGCGCCCCCTCGAGGATGCTGAAGCAGCGCACCTTCCCCGCCGCCTGGTCCTCCTCGCGCAGCAGCAGGCGCAGCCGGCCGTTCAGGTCCAGGTAGATGTTGCTTCCGCTGGAGTCGGCGGCGGGCTTGACGCAGACGGagaggcgggcggcggcgggggaggCGGTGTTGGGCCGCAGGTTGACGATGATGGCGCCCGTGGGGTACAGCCACTCCAGCGAGCCCTGAGAGCAGCGCAGGTACACCTGCTCCACGTCACGCGTGTGCCCCTCGTGAGTCAGACCGCTGCACAACAAGACGGAGACACGCGTGCGTGTTAGCGAGCTATCTTTGAAGCTACGGGGATGCTTTCGGGAGTGTACTGAATGTGAACTTGCAATAGTGTGACAACATCAACGCACCACACAACACAGTCACGACAGTCAGTCCCTCTCTCGCACAATAACAGTTAcacaaaagtttgacactcacgcACATGGTTTCATATAGCATCAGCGACACAGTTTCaaagagacacacacacatgcaatcttacacacaaaaacacaataacacACAAAGGAAAACCAACACACTCTTATtcacacaaacagaaaaatagcattaCCACACTATTACACATGCAGTCTTACACACATGCACTCAATAACAgttatacacacacatgcacacaattatagattattttatacatggcataattgcgtttgtaagacaatggtgacagctcagtacattttttcttttcatattaagagctgactcattttaacatgaagtaacttgtgaaattctgcacattttaaaaactgtaaaatacaacttgacctcagTGCCCACAAATAGATgcattgttatttaatttattactgctaaattatgACTCCTCTGCATAATGTTGAatgcttttattctgttaagTTCTATGCGGATGCGTATTGTAAAATGACACAACTTTACTGTAAAATGAACCATAAGgcattgttgtgtttttttcataataaaagctatctaatttttaacatgcagTACCTTGCGaacttctgcacatttttaaaattgtaaaatacaacttgatgcctgtttaatttattactgctaattgtgttatagtgattCCTTTCCCCAAGGTttacagcttttattttgttaagttcttgGATGCGCATTGATTATAAAGTGACGCCACTTTACTGCAAGCCAGAGAGGCTCTATTCTGCTGCAACCAATTGATGAATATGTGGCTTGAAAATCCTTGTTTCTTCCCATTGTACTCCACAGCCACAGTATTTCCTCTACTACATTTCTTACCTCAccaaaatgctgctgaaaaCTGGGATGGTACGGGACAGAGTGCCAGTGGTGGAAAACTGAA encodes:
- the metrnla gene encoding meteorin-like protein, which encodes MLSQPPLASSWLPLLLLLLLVFSRCRTSLCQYSSDQCSWKGSGLTHEGHTRDVEQVYLRCSQGSLEWLYPTGAIIVNLRPNTASPAAARLSVCVKPAADSSGSNIYLDLNGRLRLLLREEDQAAGKVRCFSILEGALFIEAVPRADISRRITAFQYELVSDTRAAEDASFAAPCQPCSDAEVLMAVCTKDFVARGVIRSVQEETEEDRWSVSVDISHLQRQKTQVFVPGGPRGRRWSGRIMMPLRCAIKPGDGDFLFTGMLRFGEAWMGCAPRYKDFLRLYGEAERLGTNPCHLDTD